Proteins from a single region of Flavobacterium sp. K5-23:
- the dnaX gene encoding DNA polymerase III subunit gamma/tau — MEQFIVSARKYRPQTFNDVVGQKAITNTLLNAIESNHLASALLFTGPRGVGKTTCARILARKINQPGYDDPNEDFAFNVFELDAASNNSVDDIRSLIDQVRIPPQTGQYKVYIIDEVHMLSSAAFNAFLKTLEEPPKHAIFILATTEKHKIIPTILSRCQIFDFKRITVKDAKEHLADVATNQGVAFEDDALHIIAQKADGAMRDALSIFDRVVSYCGSNLTRQAVTENLNVLDYETYINITDLILENKIPELLIAFNEILAKGFDSHHFVSGLASHFRDLLVSKTPSTLSLLEVGEQAQKMYGVQEQKCEQDFLLKGIAIANDCDLKYKLSQNQRLLVELCLMQLASITFDGEKKKLTPL, encoded by the coding sequence ATGGAACAATTTATAGTATCGGCACGAAAATACCGTCCACAAACATTTAACGATGTAGTGGGGCAAAAAGCCATTACCAATACTTTACTGAATGCCATAGAAAGCAATCATCTTGCCTCTGCCCTATTATTTACAGGACCTCGTGGGGTAGGAAAAACGACTTGTGCTCGAATTCTGGCTCGAAAAATCAATCAGCCGGGTTATGATGATCCCAATGAAGATTTTGCCTTTAACGTATTCGAATTAGATGCCGCTTCAAACAACTCTGTTGACGACATCCGAAGTTTGATTGACCAAGTTCGTATCCCTCCGCAAACAGGGCAATACAAGGTTTATATTATTGATGAGGTTCACATGTTGTCTTCGGCTGCTTTTAATGCTTTTTTGAAAACATTGGAAGAACCGCCAAAGCACGCCATTTTTATATTGGCTACGACCGAAAAACACAAAATAATCCCAACAATACTTTCTCGTTGTCAAATATTTGATTTTAAAAGAATCACCGTTAAAGACGCAAAAGAACATCTTGCTGATGTAGCCACAAATCAAGGAGTTGCGTTTGAAGACGATGCATTGCATATTATCGCTCAAAAAGCGGATGGAGCAATGCGTGACGCTTTGTCAATTTTTGACAGAGTTGTTTCTTATTGTGGTAGCAATTTGACCCGTCAGGCTGTTACTGAAAACCTGAATGTACTGGATTACGAGACATACATCAATATTACCGATTTGATTTTGGAAAATAAAATTCCGGAATTATTAATCGCTTTTAACGAAATACTCGCTAAAGGATTTGATAGTCATCATTTTGTTTCAGGCTTAGCATCCCATTTCAGGGATCTATTGGTAAGTAAAACACCTTCTACCCTTTCTTTATTAGAAGTTGGAGAACAAGCTCAAAAAATGTATGGCGTACAAGAACAAAAATGCGAGCAGGATTTTCTATTAAAAGGAATCGCTATTGCAAATGATTGTGATTTAAAATACAAATTAAGTCAAAACCAACGCCTTCTTGTTGAGCTTTGCCTAATGCAACTTGCCTCTATCACTTTTGATGGAGAAAAAAAAAAGTTGACGCCTTTATAA